The following are from one region of the Rhizobium sullae genome:
- the trmB gene encoding tRNA (guanosine(46)-N7)-methyltransferase TrmB, giving the protein MTDIERRGRATEAFFGRRKGKALREHQAERLHTLLPAFLIDLSAAPSEPLKNLFPVPTERLRLEIGFGGGEHLIHRALEMPSTGFIGVEPFINSMQKLLASIEAKGAKNIRVYNDDATQLLDWLPDGSLDQIDLLYPDPWPKRKHWKRRFVSKTNLDRFHRVLKPGGLFCFASDIDTYVNWTLLKCRDHGGFDWLAETAADWLTPYEGWPSTRYEAKARREGRSSAYLTFKKV; this is encoded by the coding sequence ATGACGGATATAGAGCGCCGGGGGCGCGCGACCGAAGCTTTCTTCGGTCGCCGCAAGGGAAAGGCTCTCCGCGAACATCAAGCGGAAAGACTTCATACGCTGCTCCCGGCATTCCTCATCGATCTTTCGGCGGCTCCATCAGAGCCGCTGAAAAACCTCTTTCCGGTTCCGACTGAACGGCTGCGCCTGGAAATCGGTTTCGGCGGTGGCGAACATCTGATCCACCGCGCTCTGGAAATGCCCTCCACCGGCTTCATCGGCGTCGAACCCTTCATCAATTCCATGCAGAAACTGCTGGCGAGCATTGAGGCAAAGGGTGCAAAGAATATCCGTGTCTATAACGACGATGCAACGCAACTGCTCGACTGGCTGCCCGACGGCAGCCTGGATCAGATTGATCTGCTCTATCCCGATCCATGGCCGAAGCGGAAGCACTGGAAACGGCGCTTCGTTTCCAAGACCAATCTCGACCGTTTCCATCGCGTACTGAAGCCCGGCGGGCTCTTCTGCTTCGCCTCGGACATTGATACCTACGTGAATTGGACGCTGCTGAAGTGCCGCGATCACGGCGGCTTCGACTGGCTTGCGGAAACCGCCGCCGACTGGCTGACGCCCTATGAGGGTTGGCCGAGCACACGCTACGAGGCCAAGGCCCGGCGGGAGGGCAGATCCTCCGCCTATCTGACGTTCAAGAAGGTCTAA
- the hrcA gene encoding heat-inducible transcriptional repressor HrcA produces MGFRSTSVSDAVAALDERSKEIFRRIVEGYLESGEPLGSRNLSRILPMSLSPASVRNVMSDLEALGLIYSPHVSAGRLPTQGGLRFFVDAFMQVGDLSAEDRANIDRQVRPESLNAPVETMMNEASRMLSGISRGAGLVITSKSDPVLKHVEFIRLEPTKALAVLVGDHDQVENRIIELPAGVTSSQLTEAANFLNAHMSGQTLPELRKQLSHLKENVRHELDALSRDLVERGIAVWSGDADEGKPPQLIIRGRSNLLEGLAGAEDLDRLRMLFDDLEKKDSLIELLNLAETGPGVRIFIGSENKLFSLSGSSLIVAPYRDDDDRIVGAVGVIGPTRLNYSRIVPMVDYTAQLISRLARGTL; encoded by the coding sequence ATGGGGTTCAGGTCGACGTCGGTTTCGGATGCCGTTGCGGCGCTGGATGAACGCTCTAAGGAAATCTTCCGCCGCATCGTCGAGGGCTATCTGGAAAGTGGCGAGCCGCTCGGCTCCCGCAATCTCTCGCGCATCCTGCCTATGTCGCTATCGCCCGCTTCCGTGCGCAATGTGATGAGCGACCTGGAAGCGCTAGGCCTGATCTACTCGCCACATGTCAGCGCGGGACGCCTGCCGACGCAGGGCGGCCTCCGGTTCTTCGTTGATGCTTTCATGCAGGTCGGCGACCTTTCCGCCGAGGACCGTGCGAACATCGACCGCCAGGTTCGTCCTGAAAGCCTTAACGCTCCTGTGGAAACGATGATGAACGAGGCAAGCCGGATGCTGTCCGGCATTTCGCGGGGCGCGGGGCTCGTCATCACATCGAAGAGCGATCCGGTCCTCAAGCATGTCGAGTTCATCCGCCTGGAGCCCACCAAGGCGCTGGCCGTGCTCGTCGGCGATCACGATCAGGTCGAAAACCGCATTATCGAATTGCCAGCAGGCGTTACGTCGTCGCAGCTGACGGAGGCCGCGAATTTCCTCAATGCCCATATGTCCGGCCAGACTTTGCCGGAATTGCGCAAGCAGCTCAGTCACTTAAAGGAGAACGTCCGCCACGAGCTTGATGCGTTGTCCAGGGACCTTGTCGAGCGCGGTATTGCCGTTTGGTCTGGCGATGCGGATGAAGGCAAGCCACCGCAGCTTATCATTCGCGGCCGATCCAATCTGCTCGAGGGCCTGGCAGGCGCGGAGGACCTTGACCGTCTGCGCATGCTTTTCGACGATCTCGAAAAGAAGGACAGCCTAATCGAGCTGCTGAATCTGGCCGAAACCGGCCCGGGCGTGCGTATCTTCATCGGTTCTGAGAACAAGCTCTTTTCGCTTTCCGGCTCCTCGCTGATTGTTGCGCCCTATCGCGATGATGACGACCGCATTGTCGGCGCCGTTGGCGTCATCGGTCCGACGCGGCTCAATTACTCGCGCATCGTGCCGATGGTGGATTACACAGCGCAACTGATTTCCCGACTTGCGCGCGGCACGCTGTAA
- a CDS encoding nucleoside hydrolase has protein sequence MATPRKIIIDTDPGQDDAAAIMLAFGSPEELEVLGITTVAGNVPLSYTSRNARIVCELCGRTDTKVFAGADAPIARKLVTAEHVHGKTGLDGPELDEPTMPLKAGHAVDFIIETLRREPGGMVTLCTLGPLTNIGMAFQKAPDIIPRIRELVMMGGGFFEGGNITPAAEFNIYVDPEAADIVFRSGVSIVMMPLDVTHQLLTRKDRVKRMADLGTAPAKAMVEMLEFFERFDVEKYGSDGGPLHDPTVVAYLLKPELFKGRDCNVEIEVKSELTVGMTVVDWWHVTDRKRNAKVMRHVDADGFFDLLIERFARI, from the coding sequence ATGGCGACCCCCAGAAAGATCATCATCGACACCGATCCCGGCCAGGACGATGCAGCGGCCATCATGCTTGCCTTCGGCAGTCCCGAAGAGCTGGAAGTGCTCGGCATTACGACCGTCGCGGGCAACGTGCCGCTCTCCTACACGAGCCGCAATGCGCGCATCGTCTGCGAGCTCTGCGGACGGACCGACACGAAGGTTTTTGCAGGTGCGGATGCACCAATCGCGCGCAAACTGGTCACGGCCGAGCACGTGCACGGAAAGACCGGCCTCGATGGACCTGAGCTCGATGAACCGACAATGCCGTTGAAGGCAGGGCACGCGGTCGACTTCATCATCGAGACGCTTCGCCGCGAGCCGGGAGGCATGGTGACGCTTTGCACGCTGGGACCGCTCACCAATATCGGCATGGCCTTCCAGAAAGCGCCGGATATCATTCCGCGCATCCGCGAACTGGTGATGATGGGAGGCGGGTTCTTCGAGGGCGGCAACATCACACCGGCCGCGGAATTCAACATCTATGTCGATCCGGAAGCGGCCGACATCGTCTTCCGTTCGGGCGTGTCGATCGTGATGATGCCGCTCGACGTGACGCATCAGCTGCTGACGCGGAAGGATCGCGTAAAGCGCATGGCCGATCTCGGTACGGCACCAGCGAAAGCAATGGTCGAAATGCTGGAGTTTTTTGAGCGCTTCGATGTCGAGAAATATGGCTCCGACGGCGGGCCGCTACACGATCCGACTGTCGTCGCCTACCTGCTAAAGCCGGAGCTTTTCAAGGGCCGTGACTGCAATGTCGAGATCGAGGTGAAGTCGGAGCTGACCGTGGGCATGACGGTCGTCGACTGGTGGCATGTGACCGACCGTAAGCGCAATGCCAAGGTGATGCGCCATGTGGATGCGGACGGCTTCTTCGATCTACTGATCGAGCGCTTCGCCCGCATCTGA
- the rph gene encoding ribonuclease PH has product MRPSGRKTDQMRKVTFERNFSKHAEGSCLVKFGDTHVLCTASLEDKTPPWLRNTGKGWVTAEYGMLPRATGERMKREAAAGKQGGRTQEIQRLIGRSLRAVVDLKELGERQITLDCDVIQADGGTRTASITGAWIALYDCLKWMEARNMIKVERVLKDHIAAISCGIFASQPVIDLDYLEDSSAETDANFVMTGAGGIVEIQGTAEGTPFTDGEFAALMTLAKAGIAELVNMQKQAIAG; this is encoded by the coding sequence ATGCGGCCTTCAGGCAGAAAAACCGACCAGATGCGCAAGGTCACTTTCGAGCGCAATTTTTCAAAGCATGCGGAAGGTTCCTGCCTCGTGAAATTCGGCGATACGCATGTGCTCTGTACCGCAAGCCTGGAAGACAAGACGCCGCCGTGGCTGCGCAATACAGGAAAGGGCTGGGTCACGGCCGAATATGGCATGCTACCGCGCGCAACCGGCGAGCGCATGAAACGCGAGGCCGCAGCCGGCAAGCAGGGCGGGCGCACGCAGGAAATCCAGCGCCTCATCGGCCGTTCGCTCCGTGCCGTCGTCGACCTTAAGGAACTCGGCGAACGCCAGATCACGCTCGACTGCGACGTTATTCAGGCTGATGGCGGTACGCGCACGGCCTCCATTACGGGCGCCTGGATTGCGCTGTACGACTGCCTGAAATGGATGGAGGCCCGCAACATGATCAAGGTCGAGCGCGTGCTCAAAGATCACATCGCCGCAATTTCCTGCGGTATCTTCGCCAGCCAGCCGGTGATCGACCTCGATTATCTCGAAGATTCCTCCGCAGAAACCGATGCGAACTTCGTCATGACGGGCGCAGGCGGCATCGTTGAAATTCAGGGTACCGCGGAGGGCACACCGTTCACCGACGGGGAATTTGCCGCGCTGATGACGCTGGCGAAAGCCGGCATTGCGGAGCTCGTCAACATGCAGAAACAGGCCATTGCCGGATGA
- the grpE gene encoding nucleotide exchange factor GrpE — translation MTDETTKNGPDAAAAEAADDAAANVENETTVEAPPQPDPLEVLKAENVELRERYLRLAAEMDNLRRRTERDVKDAKSYSVAGFARDMLAVSDNLRRALDAIPAEAKEAGEAGLDTLIEGVEMTERSMLSALERHGVRKLDPVGQKFDPNFHQAMFEVPNAEVPNNTVVQVVQAGFTIGERVLRPAMVGVAKGGPKAAEADINTAFTEKDA, via the coding sequence ATGACGGACGAAACGACGAAAAACGGACCAGACGCTGCCGCGGCTGAAGCCGCAGACGACGCTGCCGCAAACGTCGAGAACGAAACCACGGTTGAAGCGCCGCCACAGCCGGATCCGCTTGAAGTGCTCAAGGCTGAGAATGTCGAGCTGCGTGAGCGCTATCTGCGCCTTGCCGCCGAAATGGACAATCTGCGACGTCGCACTGAGCGCGATGTGAAGGATGCAAAGTCCTACTCAGTCGCGGGCTTCGCGCGCGATATGCTTGCCGTCTCGGATAATTTGCGCCGCGCCCTCGATGCTATCCCAGCCGAAGCGAAGGAAGCGGGCGAGGCGGGCCTCGACACATTGATCGAAGGTGTCGAGATGACCGAGCGCTCGATGCTCTCCGCGCTTGAGCGTCACGGCGTCCGCAAGCTGGATCCGGTCGGCCAGAAGTTCGATCCGAACTTCCATCAGGCGATGTTCGAGGTCCCGAATGCCGAAGTGCCGAACAACACGGTCGTCCAGGTCGTTCAGGCAGGCTTCACGATCGGCGAGCGGGTTCTTCGCCCGGCAATGGTTGGCGTCGCCAAGGGCGGCCCGAAGGCAGCTGAAGCGGATATCAATACGGCGTTCACCGAAAAGGACGCCTGA
- a CDS encoding BQ00720 family protein produces MLMKEANSHLTKSELAGIGNGEVAYIRKMRTDEVSKCFPEAPDIDPGVDLWALFGADGTPILLTDNRSSTFFKAAEDELKTVSLH; encoded by the coding sequence ATGTTGATGAAAGAAGCGAATTCTCACCTGACCAAGTCCGAGCTAGCCGGTATCGGCAACGGCGAGGTCGCCTATATCCGCAAGATGCGCACTGATGAGGTGTCGAAGTGCTTCCCCGAAGCGCCGGATATCGATCCGGGCGTGGACCTTTGGGCCCTCTTCGGCGCAGACGGAACGCCGATCCTGCTCACGGATAATCGCTCCAGCACCTTCTTCAAGGCAGCTGAAGACGAACTGAAGACGGTGAGCCTGCACTGA
- the metK gene encoding methionine adenosyltransferase, translated as MRANYFFTSESVAEGHPDKVCDRISDEIVDLVYREAAKTGINPWGVRIACETLATTNRVVIAGEVRLPPSLMKKDKNGNDVINPSKFKAAARRAIKDIGYEQEGFHWKKAKIDVLLHSQSADIAQGVDNAADQQGDEGAGDQGIMFGYACKETPDLMPAPIYYSHKILQLLATARKKGDGDVAKLGPDAKSQVTVRYIDGKPAEVTSIVLSTQHLDDSWDSKKVRAVVEPYIREALGDLPIAKECNWYINPTGKFVIGGPDGDAGLTGRKIIVDTYGGAAPHGGGAFSGKDTTKVDRSAAYAARYLAKNVVAAGLADRCTIQLSYAIGVAQPLSIYVDLHGTGKGVTEDQVEAAIRKNMDLSPTGIRRHLDLNKPIYAKTSAYGHFGRKAGRDGSFSWERTDLVKALKEAVKLRAVA; from the coding sequence ATGCGCGCGAATTATTTTTTCACCAGCGAGTCAGTTGCCGAAGGTCACCCGGACAAGGTGTGTGACCGCATCTCCGACGAGATCGTAGATCTGGTCTATCGTGAAGCGGCCAAAACCGGCATCAACCCCTGGGGCGTGCGCATTGCCTGCGAAACCCTGGCGACGACGAACCGCGTTGTGATCGCCGGTGAAGTCCGTCTGCCACCGAGCCTGATGAAGAAGGATAAGAACGGCAACGACGTCATCAACCCGTCGAAATTCAAGGCTGCAGCCCGCCGCGCTATCAAGGACATCGGCTACGAGCAGGAAGGCTTCCACTGGAAAAAGGCAAAGATCGACGTGCTGCTGCACTCGCAGTCTGCCGATATCGCACAGGGCGTCGACAATGCAGCCGACCAGCAGGGTGACGAAGGTGCCGGCGACCAAGGCATCATGTTCGGCTACGCCTGCAAGGAAACGCCGGACCTCATGCCAGCTCCGATCTACTACTCCCACAAGATCCTGCAACTGCTGGCCACAGCCCGCAAGAAAGGCGACGGCGATGTCGCCAAGCTTGGCCCGGACGCCAAGAGCCAGGTGACCGTGCGCTACATCGACGGTAAGCCTGCCGAAGTGACCTCGATCGTTCTTTCGACCCAGCATCTCGATGACAGCTGGGATTCGAAGAAGGTTCGCGCCGTTGTGGAGCCTTACATCCGCGAAGCGCTGGGCGATCTGCCGATCGCCAAGGAATGCAACTGGTACATCAACCCGACCGGCAAGTTCGTCATCGGCGGCCCGGACGGCGATGCTGGTCTTACCGGCCGCAAGATCATCGTCGACACCTATGGCGGTGCCGCTCCCCACGGCGGCGGCGCATTCTCCGGTAAGGACACGACCAAGGTCGACCGGTCCGCAGCCTATGCTGCCCGCTATCTTGCGAAGAACGTCGTCGCCGCAGGTCTTGCCGACCGCTGCACGATCCAGCTCTCCTATGCGATCGGCGTCGCACAGCCGCTGTCGATCTATGTCGATCTGCACGGCACCGGCAAGGGCGTGACGGAAGACCAAGTCGAGGCGGCGATCCGCAAGAACATGGACCTGTCACCGACCGGCATCCGCCGCCATCTCGACCTCAACAAGCCGATCTACGCCAAGACCTCGGCCTATGGCCACTTCGGCCGCAAGGCAGGCCGTGATGGCTCGTTCTCATGGGAACGCACGGATCTCGTCAAGGCGCTGAAGGAAGCCGTGAAGCTTCGGGCGGTGGCATGA
- a CDS encoding Hsp20 family protein yields MSRMTPFASPLLLGFDAMEKTLERISKASDGYPPYNIERIAAGHGAPERLRITLAVAGFSEEELDVTIEENQLLIRGRQVEQGEHEYLYRGIAARQFQRTFVLADGMQVLGASLRNGLLAVDLVRPEPARMVKKINISVSQ; encoded by the coding sequence ATGAGCCGCATGACACCTTTCGCCAGCCCGCTGCTTCTGGGCTTCGATGCCATGGAAAAGACGCTTGAACGCATTTCCAAGGCAAGCGACGGTTACCCGCCCTACAATATCGAACGTATCGCCGCCGGTCACGGGGCACCTGAACGCTTGCGCATCACGCTTGCTGTCGCGGGCTTCAGTGAAGAAGAGCTCGACGTTACCATCGAAGAGAACCAACTGTTGATCCGCGGCCGCCAGGTCGAGCAGGGCGAGCATGAATATCTTTATCGCGGTATTGCCGCCCGCCAGTTCCAGCGCACGTTCGTGTTGGCAGATGGCATGCAGGTTCTGGGTGCCAGCCTCAGGAACGGATTGCTGGCCGTCGATCTCGTTCGTCCGGAACCGGCGCGCATGGTGAAGAAAATTAACATTTCGGTCTCACAGTAG